The following nucleotide sequence is from Devosia salina.
GCCGCGCTGACCCCGACCGCGCTGCGCTTCCATGGCACCGACCGCGATCCCGGCGCCATCCGCATGGCCACCGAGAACGCCGCGCGCGCCGGCGTCGCGGACCTCACGCGTTTCGAACAGAAATCCATCGAGGATTTGACCCCGCCCGATGGCCCGGCCGGCCTGGTCATCGTCAATCCGCCCTATGGCACGCGCATCGGCAGCAAGGGGCCGCTGATCGGCCTGCACCGCACCCTTGGCACAGTGCTCAAGACCCGCTTTGCCGGCTGGCGCGTCGGCATTGTCACCGCGGACAAGCAGTTGGCCCAGGCCACCGGCCTGAGTTTCGATACGCCATTGCCACCCGTCCTGCATGGCGGCATCCGCGTGGCGCTTTATCGGGCCAGTCTCTAGGCCGCCTGTTCCCCGGCTTCGGCCACGCCCTCGAGGCGAACAAAACCACGCTGCAGTGCCGCGAACACGTCCGGGTCAATGCCGGAGCCGACTTCTTTTTCCATGATCTCGAAGGCCGCCGAAACCGGCATTGCCTTGCGATAGGGCCGGTCTGCCGTCAGCGCGTCGAAAATGTCGGCCACCGTCACGATGCGCGTATCGAGGTCGATGACCTCCGCCCTGATCCCGCGCGGATAACCCCGCCCATCAAGCTTTTCGTGGTGGTCTCCGGCAATGCGGGCCAGGTCCTGAAAGGCCGCGATCTTGTTCAGGATCACCCGCCCAAGTTCCGGGTGCCGGCGGATCTGGGCCCATTCGTCCTCGTCCGGCTTGCCGTTCTTGTCGAGCACGCTGTTGGACACGCCCAGCTTGCCGATATCATGCAGCAGCGCCGCCCGTTTCAGCCAGCGCCGCCGCTCCGGGGCATACCCCATCTCCTCGGCGATCAGCTCGGTAAACAGCGCCACCCGGTCGCTGTGTCCGGCCGTGAACGGGCTCTTGGCGTCCACCACCTGGGCAAACCCGGCCGCGATATCATCGAGATAATCCTCATCCACGGCCCGGGCCAGGGCGGCCGGTTCCAGCGCGACCACCCGCTCGGCCAGGTCATTGGCCAGCAACGCCGACCAGAACGCATCATCCGCGCGCAGGGCCACAATCTGCTCCACCAGCGCCGGATCGAACCAGCGCCCGGCCCGCTCCGTGACTTCGGCCAGCGCCGCCTCGGCTCCGCCCCGCATGAAGAACACATCCAGCACCTGCGCCAAAAGCGCGATCCGCCCAAACAGCGAAATTGCCGGGCCTGCCAGCCCCAGCGGTTGCCCGCTGCCGTCCCAGTGTTCGTCGAGGTCGAGAATGCCCTGCGCCACCGCTTCGGAGAACCGCATGCTGCGCGCGATCTCGGCGCCGCGCTGGCAGCGCGTTTCGATCAGTTCCTTCGAGATTTCCCCGCCATTGCGCGCTATGTGCACCAGCGTCTGCAACCGTTCGACAAAGCCCGATTTCCGCGCCGTGTTGGCCAGAAGGAACCGCAGGATTTCGGGCAGCTTGTTGTCGACGACCTTGTAGGCGCCCTTGAAGCTCAGATCGTCGGCCAGATAGAGCTGGCAGATACGGGCGGCGTTGGAGCTGCAGCCGATATCCTTGAGCAGAAGCGTATAATAGAGGTCCGACAGCGCGGCCTCATCCAGGCCGAGGCCCCGGCCCACATGCATGCCGATCCAGCAGCATCTCAGGCTATGGCCCACCGGCTGCCCCTCGGTGATATCGAGCGCAAAGCTCAGCGCCCCGACCACTTCAGACAGATGGATGTTCCGCTCGTCCATGGCTTTCCTCTCCATTGGACCAAAGCCTATCCGGGAATCCTTAAGCGACCGTCGTGACCTGCGCGCCGCCATATCCGTGACAATTTGAACCAAATGCTAACCATGTGATCAGCCATGCGGCGCGCGCATGCAACGATTGGCCTCCCAGCGGCTTCCCCTCCCAGGTACCGCGTAACGAGGGGAACCGAAATGACCGAGCTGTCGCGCATACTTGTCGTCGAGGATCAGCCCCTGCTGCTGCTCGATCTCATCGACCAGTTGGCCGAGCTGGGCTTCGAGGCCCTGCCCGCCGGCAGCGCGCGCACCGCCGCACGGCTCCTCGATACCGGGATTGACGCGCTGGTCACCGATATCGAACTGGGCAGTGGTCCCGATGGCCTCGCTCTGGCGCGGCTTGCCGCCCGCGCCCATCCCGGCCTGCCCATCGTGGTGGTCTCCGGCGGCATCTGCCCCAGCCCGGCCGAACTGCCGCCCGGCGCCATGTTCATCGCCAAGCCCTATTCGGTCGACGCCATCCTCGCCGCCCTCCGCCGCCAGGCCTTGTGCCGCGCCGCCTGAGCGTCGCCCCGGCATCCGCATCTCCCCGATCCGATCACTTATTGGAACGTCCCCCGAGCCCGGACGTTCTTCCACCACACCCAAACAAGGAGTTTGATCATGGACTGGAACCGTATCGAAGGCAGCTGGAAACAGTTTTCGGGCAAGGCCAAGGAAAACTGGGGCAAGCTTACCGATGACGATATCGCCCAGATCAACGGCAATCGCGAGCAGCTCGAAGGCAAGATCCAGGAGCGCTATGGCAAGGCCAAGGACGACGTCCGCAAGGAAGTGGACGACTGGTCCAGCCAGATGAACTGATCGATCCCTGATCATGAAAAGGGCCCGGTTCACCGACCGGACTTTTTTGTCGTCCCAACCATGCTAGCTTTCCCGCACAACCGACACCGCTTGGAGGGGCAAGCCATGCCCGGGCACAAGATCTATGCCATGAGCGTCGCCAGCGTTTACCCGCTCTATATCAAGAAGGTCGAGCGCAAGGGCCGCAGCAAGGACGAGGTCGATCAGGTCATCCGCTGGCTCACCGGCTTCGACCAGGCCGCGCTCGAGACCGAGCTGGACAGCAAGACCAGCTTCGAGGACTTCTTCTCCAGGGCCCCCGCGCTCAACCCCAATAGATCCCTCATCAAGGGCACCATCTGCGGCGTCCGCATCGAGGAGATCGAGGAAGAAACCATGCGCGAAATCCGCTACCTCGACAAACTCGTCGACGAACTCGCCAAGGGCCGCCCGATGGAAAAGATACTTCGCAACTAGCACCGCGTTGCACGCACCCGCCCCAACCCCTTTCTCCTCCCCCTGGATGGGGGAGGTAGCGTCGCTAGGCCCGCAGGGCCGTAGCAAAGCTAGGTGGGGGTGCGCACACTCTCAAAATGACAGCCGCCCCCGCGCCGGCCGTTTCACATCATCCCCAGACCGCCTACATAATGGCGACCCCAGCCTGCGCCGCGATAATGCGTGCCCGAGGCCCCCTCGCCTAAGCTTGAACCAGGATTTTCTCAGTGAGCGTAGCTTTTACCAAGGAAGACAGCGCCGAGACGGCCGCCGAAACCATGCTGCCGGAAAAGCCCGTGCCCGCCGGCCCGAATCTCGTGACCGCCAACGGGCTGGCGCAACTCCAGCGACAACTGGCCGAAGCCAGTGCCGCTTATGAAGCCGCCCTCGCCATCGAAGACATCAACGAGCGCCGCCGCCATTCCGCCAATCCCTGGCGCGACCTGCGCTACCTCAACGAGCGCATCCGCACCGCCCAGCTCGTCCCGCCGCCTGAAAGCAACGACACCGTCGCCTTCGGCTCCCGCGTGACGTTTCAACGCGACGACGGCCGCACCCAGACCTTCACTATCGTCGGCGAAGACGAAGCCGACCCCAAGGCGGGCACCTTGTCCTTCGCTTCGCCCCTGGCCCGGGCGCTGATGGGCAAGGCTGTGGGGGATGTGGCCACGCTAGGCGAGGCCGAGGTGGAGATTGTGGGGATCGGGTGATGGGAGTGCGATCTTCACCTCCCCCTTGACGGGGGAGGTAGCGCCGCTAGGCCCAAAGGGCCGTAGCAGAGCTAGGAGGGGGTGCCGACGCGCACGACATCTCGCGAGAGCTAAGCCTCCGTAAGCGCCCGCAAAACCGCCTCAGGCTCCTTCTCCATCACCCGCAACAGCGTCCGCGCCGCGCCGCTTGGCTGCCGCTCCCCCTGCTCCCACTTGCGATAGCCAGACGTGCTAGTGCCCAGCATGAGCGCCATCTGCTCCTGCGTCAGGTTGAGCGACTTGCGGATAGACCGGGCATCAATGGCTTCAAGATCGACCCGATGCTCGACCACACCCGTTTTCGCGCCCTCGACATGTGCCAGCGCTTCACCCATCGCCTCGATCAGGTCTTTGCCAAACTTGCTCATGCCTTGCTCCTGTATGCAGTCTTGATCGCGACCGCGATCGCCTTGACGGCCGCCTTTTCGTCAGCCGTCAGATTGGTCTTGTCGCCCTTGCCATAGACCAGCAGGGCAAAAATCGGCGCGTTCTCGTCGAACACATAATAGATGACGCGCGCACCGCCCCGCTTGCCCCTGCCATGCGCCGCCACACGAACCTTGCGCACACCCGCCGTGCCGGGGATTTCATCGCCGGCATAGGGATTGCTCGCCAGAAACGCGATTACCGCCGCCTTCTCATCCGGATCGAACAGACGCTCGGCTTGGCGGACGAAAAGAGAGGTTTCAGCAACGGTCTGCATGAAAGAACATATACCCCATTGGGGTAGTTACATCAAGCCGGCGATTTGATGAGCCACGGCCCTCAGCTTGATGTGCCGCGAAGCGTTCCAGACAGACCCACCCACAACACGATTTATCCCCGCTGTCTCGACCGGTGAGAACATCGCTTGAAAATACAAACGGTGACGACGGTGACGACGATGACGAAGCTCCCCACCCTGGAATATCTTCTAAGTGCTCGCAGTTCGCTGCTAGACTTGAAGATGCACGCCCTGTCCCTTCAAATTCAGTCGTTGCTGAGCAAGTATCGGCCGGACCAGCCGAGAGTTCCGGCTGGCAATCCTGATGGTGGACAATGGACTTTTGGCGACGCCAATGTCGAAAGCATTCATGTAGCCGGCAGGTATGATCCCGCTCGCGCCGAGCTATGCGATGCCCAACTTCAGTTGGACGAGGAGCTGTGCAGAATGGCCGGAAGCGCGAAATGCTGGTCCCTCTCAATGGATAGGCACGCAGCATGCATGAAGGGCAACTTCGTTCCCAAACTGAGGTTCTAGATTCAGATGACTTTGATCACCCGAATTCTGACCGCCACAACGCCTCACGGTAACGTTGCCGTTCCCATCCACATCCAAGCCCCCACCGAAGGCGACCGATGCTGGGAGTGCAGCTACTCAATCAGTTGGCCCGAGGGTCAACGCATGGGCATCGTGCGGGGGTACGACAGCGTGCAGGCCGTCTATCTTACCCTGCAGCGCATCGCCGTGGAAATCTATGGCAGCCGCTACCACGCGTCGGGGGCCCTGCGCTGGGACAAGCCGGGAGATGGCTACGGCTTCCCCATGCCCAAACATGGTTATGAGGACCTCGTTGGCGAGGACCGCATTGCACAGGTGCCCGATTGAACCCTCCCCCCTTCCCTTCCGCCTCCTCTTCCGCTAGACAGCCCGCTTAACCACCATGTTCGGTCTTTTCCCCTGCGGCGCAGTGCTCAACTGCAGCGCGGGTTTCGCGCGGACGGGTGTGTCCGGGCGATTCTCCCTGTCGTCCGGTTCCGGAGCGTTGCCAGAAAAAGTGGCTCCCACTTTTTGGTTCGGCAGCGCGACCAACAGTGAACTGAACGAGCCAGAGCGAGCCCCGAATGCCAAAGCGTACCGACATCAAATCGATCCTCATCATCGGTGCCGGCCCGATCATCATCGGCCAGGCCTGCGAGTTCGACTATTCGGGCACCCAGGCCTGCAAGGCGCTCAAGGAAGAGGGCTACCGGATCATTCTGGTGAACTCGAACCCGGCGACGATCATGACCGATCCGGACCTGGCCGACGCCACCTATATGGAGCCGATCACCCCCGAAGTGGTCGCAAAAATCATCGAGAAGGAGCGCCCCGACGCGCTGCTCCCCACCATGGGCGGCCAGACTGCGCTCAACTGCGCCCTCTCGCTGCGCAAAATGGGTGTGCTCGAAAAATTCGGCGTCGAGATGATCGGCGCCACCGCCGAGGCCATCGACAAGGCCGAGGACCGCGAGCTGTTCCGCGACGCCATGAAGAAGATCGGGCTCGAAACCCCGCGCTCCATGCTCGCCCACAACACCATCGAAGCCCTGCAGGCGCTCGAAGTCATTGGCCTGCCCGCCATCATCCGCCCCAGCTTCACCCTCGGCGGCACCGGCGGCGGCATTGCCTACAATCGCGAGGAATATCTTGCCATCTGCGAAAGCGGCATCGACGCCTCGCCCACCAATGAAGTGCTCGTCGAAGAAAGCGTGCTCGGCTGGAAAGAGTACGAAATGGAAGTTGTCCGCGACAAGAAGGACAACTGCATCATCATCTGCTCGATCGAGAACATCGACCCGATGGGCGTCCATACCGGCGACTCGATCACCGTCGCCCCGGCCCTGACGCTGACCGACAAGGAATACCAGATCATGCGCGACGCCTCGCTGGCGGTTCTGCGCGAGATCGGGGTGGAAACCGGCGGCTCCAACGTCCAGTTCGGCATCAATCCCAAGGACGGCCGCATGGTCGTCATCGAGATGAACCCGCGCGTCTCGCGCTCCTCGGCACTGGCCTCCAAGGCCACCGGCTTCCCCATTGCCAAGGTCGCGGCGCGCCTCGCCGTCGGCTATACGCTCGATGAACTCGAAAACGACATCACCGGCGGCGCCACCCCGGCCTCGTTCGAGCCCACCATCGACTATGTCGTCACCAAAATTCCGCGTTTCGCCTTCGAAAAATTCCCCGGCTCGGACAATCGCCTTACCACCTCGATGAAGTCGGTGGGCGAAGCCATGGCCATCGGCCGCACCTTCCAGGAATCGCTGCAAAAGGCCCTGCGTTCGCTCGAAACCGGCCTCACCGGCCTCAACGAGGTCGGCATTCCGGGCCTCGGCGAAGGCGAGGACAAGAACGCCATCAAGGCCGCCCTCGGCACCGCCACGCCCCAGCGCCTGCTGCACGTGGCCGAAGCCATGCGCCTGGGCGTCTCCAACGAGGACATCTACGAAGCCTGCAAGATCGACCCCTGGTTCCTCGAACAGATGCGCGGCATCGTCGACATGGAAGCCAAGGTCAAGGAGTACGGCCTGCCGCAGGACGCAGCGACCCTGCGCCAGCTCAAGTCCATGGGCTTCTCCGATGCGCGCCTCGCCCAGTTGGCTGGCCTCAAGCCCTCCGACGTCCGCAAGCTGCGCCACAGCCTCGAAGTGCGTCCCGCCTACAAGCGTATCGACACCTCCGCGGCCGAATTCGCTTCGCCCACCGCCTATATGTATTCGACCTATGAAGCCCCCTTCGCCGGCAAGGTCGATGACGAGGCCCGCCCCTCCGACCGCAAGAAGGTCGTCATTCTCGGCGGCGGCCCGAACCGCATCGGCCAGGGCATCGAATTCGACTATTGCTGCTGCCATGCCGCCTTCGCGCTGGCCGATGCCGGCTACGAGACCATCATGGTCAACTGCAATCCCGAAACCGTCTCGACCGACTATGACACCTCCGACCGCCTCTATTTCGAGCCGCTGACCGAGGAAGACGTCATCGAGATCCTGCTCACCGAAAAGCAGAATGGCACCCTTCACGGCGTCATCGTGCAGTTCGGCGGCCAGACCCCGCTGAACCTGGCCGAAGCCGTCGCCAAGGCCGGTGTGCCGATCCTGGGCACCCAGCCGGAGGCCATCGATCTGGCCGAAGACCGCGACCTCTTCATGAAGCTCTTGAACAAGCTCGAGCTGACCCAGCCCAAGAATGGCATTGCCTATAGCCTCGAACAGGCCCGCCTCGTCGCCGAGCGCCTGGGCTATCCGCTGGTCATCCGCCCGTCCTATGTGCTGGGCGGCCGCGCCATGGCCATCGTCCATTCAGCCAGCGAGTTCGAGCGCTATGTGCAGGACACCCTCACCGGCCTGGTCCCGCCCGATATTCTCCAGCGCTATCCCAACGACAAGACCGGCCAGATCAACTCGGTCCTCTCCGACAACCCGCTGCTGTTCGACGCCTATCTCTCCGGCGCCACCGAAATCGACGTCGATGCCCTCTCCGATGGCACGGATGTCTTCGTCGCCGGCATCATGGAGCATATCGAAGAAGCCGGCATCCACTCGGGTGACTCGGCCTGCTCGCTGCCCCCGCGCACCCTGCCGCCCGCGATCATCGACGAGCTCAAGCGCCAGACCCGCGAACTGGCCTTCGCGCTCAAGGTCGGCGGCCTGATGAACGTGCAGTTCGCCTATAAGGACGACACCATCTACCTCATCGAGGTCAATCCGCGCGCCTCCCGTACCGTGCCCTTCGTCGCCAAGGTGATCGGCCAGCCTATCGCCAAGATTGCCTCGCGCATCATGGCCGGCGAGAGCCTGGCCAGCTTCGGCCTCGTCGAAAAGAAGCTCGCGCACATCGCCGTCAAGGAAGCCGTGTTCCCGTTCAACCGCTTCCCCGGCGTCGATACCGTCCTCGGCCCCGAGATGAAGTCGACCGGCGAAGTCATCGGGCTGGACACCGATTTCGCCATGGCCTTCGCCAAATCGCAGATGGGTGCCGGCTCCAAGGTTCCCGCCTCGGGCAAGGCCTTCATTTCGGTTCGCGATGCCGACAAGGAACATATCGTCGATATGGCCCGTCACCTGGTGGAAGCCGGGTTCGAAATCCTCGCCACCGGCGGCACCCAGCGCTATCTGGTCGACAACAATGTCCCGGCCACCAAGATCAACAAGGTGCTCGAAGGCCGTCCGCACATCGTCGACTCCATGAAGAATGGCGGCGTGCAGCTGGTCATCAACACCACCGATGGTCTCAAGTCGATCTCCGACAGCCGCGACATCCGCCGCACCGCGCTCCTGTCCAAGATCCCCTATTACACCACCATCGACGGCGCCCTCGCCGCCGTGGAAGGGATCATCGCCTACCGCCAGGGCGGCCTGCAGGTCCGCGCCCTGCAGGACTACTTCGCGGCATGAGTTCGGGCGCGCCTTCGCCCGAAGTGGAGGCGCGCATCACTCGCATTCTTGGCTGGCGGCCAGACGATTGGCGACCGGTCGCCGGAGGTTACACGGCTGCCGCTCGCTTTCGGGTGAGCGACGAAAGGCGCAGCGCGTTCGTCAAAATCGCCACCACCCCGACGACCGCAGCCATGTTACATCGTGAGATCAAGGCCTACGACTCGATCTCAGCGCCATTCATGCCGCCGCTGTATGGCGTGGATGCCGACACGGACCGGCCCATGCTGGTCATTGAAGACCTGAGCGACGCGACTTGGCCGCCGCCCTGGACAAAACCCCACATTCGGCAGGTTTTCGATGCGATCGCCCAACTCCATCAAACCACCGCTGCGCTCCCGGCTGCAGGAACTCTGTCCGGCCAGCACGCAGGATGGCCTCAAATTGCCAGGGACCCCGATCCCTTTCTCTCTCTGAATCTGGTCACGTCCGCCTGGCTGGACAGATGGCTGCAAACGCTCGTTGACGCCGAGGCAGCTTGCGTCCAGACCGGCGACGCACTCGTTCATCTCGATCTCAGAAGCGACAACATCTGTATCGCGCCCGACGGGGTCAAGTTCATAGACTGGAGCGAAGCGGGCCTCGGCAATCCCGCCGTAGATCTTGGTGGATTCCTGCCAAGCCTGGCGTATGAAGGTGGCCCCTTACCCGATCAGGTCATGCCAGATGCCCCTGAAGTTGCTGCGCTGATCTCAGGGTATTTCGCTGCCCGTGCCGGCCAGCCGACGATACCCGATGCCCCCTTTGTCCGTCGCGTCCAGCAGCAGCAATTGTCAACGGCCTTTCCATGGGCCATTCGCGCGCTTGGAATTACGACGCCTTAGCCGACCCTCGACACCTCTGGGTTTCGGGCTTACAACCACCCCACCATGAAGTCCGCAGACCGAACCAGCGCATAGCGCTTCTGCCCGCATGACAGGCGGGAGGAAGCGCCCTTTCACCGGCCGACGCGCCGGCGATTGCTGCTGCGCATCCGGTTCTCTGCACATCCGCGCCATCCGGCGCACCTTCATGGAACAATCATGTCCAATTTCTTCGAAAGCCCGTTCCTGGGCATCCCGCTCGACCGCCAGGTCACCAATCCCAACATCGTGGTCGGCCGCTACAGCTACTATTCGGGCTATTATCACGGCCATTCCTTTGACGACTGCGCCCGCTACCTGATGACGACGCCCGGCGTCGATCGGCTCATTGTCGGCGCCTTCTGCTCCATCGGCTCGGGTGCCGCCTTCATCATGGCGGGCAATCAGGGCCACCGGAACGACTGGATCTCGACCTTCCCCTTCGCCTTCGTCCCCGATGCGCCCGAATTCGCCACGGCCAACAATGCCTTTCGGCCCGCCGGCGACACCGTCATCGGCAACGATGTCTGGATCGGTTCGGAAGCCATCATCATGCCCGGCGTCACCATCGGCCATGGCGCCATCATCGGCACCCGCGCCCTGGTGACCAGGGATGTCGAGCCCTACACGATCGTCGGCGGCAACCCGGCGAAACCCATCCGCAAGCGCTTCAGCGACGCTGAAATCGGCATGCTGCTGGAATTGGCCTGGTGGGACTGGCCGGTCGAGAGCCTCACTTCAGCCATGCCGCTGCTCACCTCGGCCGATATTGCCGGCCTTTACGCGTTCTGGCGCTGAACCGGCGGCTCCTGCGCGCCTCCCCCTTCTCAGGGGGAGGTAGCGCCACTCGGCCCAAAGGGCCTGGCAGAACTAAGCGGGGCGTTCGTCGCCAGCCCCCGCAACCATCCCTGCAATCGCCGCCCCTCGCGCACCAGCAGGTCCGGATCACCCAGGCTATGCGCCAGGATCGACGCCCCCTGCAATGACGATTGCAGCTGTAGCGCCAGGTCGGCGGCTTCCCCGCCGAACCCCATCTCGGCAAACTGGCTTTCCATCCAAGTCATCGGGCCACCCAGCAGCCCCCTGGCCGGCGCCGTCCAGTCACCCTCATCCTTGCTGAGTTCTGCGCTCAGCGTGCCCAACGGGCACCCAAGCTCTGCCACCAGCGCCGCATTGCCGATCGAGTTTTCGACGAAGGCCAGCAACCGCTCCAGCGGCGAGGGCAGTGCCGACAGCATCTGCTCCATCATGGCGACTTCGCCTAGCCGCTGCTCCAGCACCGCCCGGCCGATATCGTCCTTGCTCTTGAAGTAATAGTAGATATTGCCCAGCGGCACGTCCGAGGCCTGCGCCAGGTCGGCCAATGTCGTGCTCCGGTAGCCCTGCCGATGCGCCAGCTCTACCGCCGCCTGGGTTAGCCGCTCGCGTTTGCCGCGAGGGGCCGGTTTGCTCTTGTCAGCCAAGGGCTGCTCCTAACCAACGAATGTCGTGCTTTGCCGCATCATATTCGCGGTCATCGCCCGCACCAAGCTGTGCGGCATCACCGCATTCATGATCCTGTAAAGCCGCCCGGGCACCACCACCATTTTGCGCCGCTTCACCCCCTCCAGCGCCTCGCCGACGCATTGGGCCACCGGCATCGGCTTCATCGGCATGGGTGAGGCATCGAGCCCCATCTTCTTGATCAGCGGCGTTTCGGTCGGAGTGACGATCAGCACCGTTATGCCGACGCCATGCTCCCTGAGTTCGGCATGCAGGCTCCGCCCCAGCGCATTGACCATGCCTTTCGCCGCCGCTGGATTGGCGTGGAAGGGAATACCGCTATCCGCCCCCAGCGCCGAAACCAGCAATGTCGCACCCCGTTTTCGGGCCGCAAAGCGCCGGCTGAAGTGATGGGTCAACAGCATGTGCGACACGCCCATCAGCTGGGTCTGGCGGAGCAATTGAGCTGGCTGGAACGCCAGGAATGCCCCCGGCTGCCCCGTCCCGGCGGCGGAGACGAACAGGCCGATCTCGAGGTCCTCAGTCTGGTCCATCACCAGGTGCTCGTTTCCCGGCTCGCCGAGGTCGGCCGCAACCACCCGATAGTCGATCCCGTGCTCGCGGCTCAGGTCCTGCCCGACGGTCTCCAGCGCTTCCGCGCGCCGCGAAACCAGCACCAGGTTGATCCCCGATGCGGCAATCTGCCGGGCAAATTCGCGCCCGATCCCGGAACTGGCACCCGTCACCACCGCCCACGGCCCGAACCGCCTTGCGTCGAGCCGCACCATCCACTTTTCCATGCCCATTCATCCTGCTCCCGTAAATTTAGTTATTCAACTAACTCACTAATTGGAGACACTGTCAAGCTCTCTTCCCTTCCCGGTCATCTCCGGTTCATTTTCCTCGCGCTATCAAGGCGTATCACGCCCGGGGGACACGATGATCCGCACTGCTGCCGCTACCGCCGCCATCCTGCTCGCCACCACGACCCTGGCCGCGGCCCAGCCGCTGGACCAAGCAATCCATGATTTCATCTATGCGCAAGGCTTTGCCGCCGAAGATATCCCAGGGCTCGAGGTGCGGCTGATCGACCAGTGGTTCGATCTCACGGTCACCACGCCCGGCGGCACCGTCGGTCCGCTCGAAAAAGCCATGCTGATTGCCGACAAGTCCATCGAAAGCGGCCGCACCCGCACCGCCATCGCCTATGGCGAAATGATCGCCGAGAACGGTGCGCCCTACAGCTTCATCGAAGTCCGCCACTACAACATGGCCGCCGTCATCCACGCCGAAACCGCGGACGCCTATGGCATCGAAAACACCGCGCCGGTCGAGGAGTTCGGCCGCGGGCCGCATATGGCTTGGCGCTTCGTCTTCACGCCGGAAATGAACAATGCCGCCATCCTGCTCGAGGCCAGCAGCCGCATCATTTCCGACAAGGAAGCCAGCAAGGCCGATTGCATGGGCCGGCCCTGCCTCGACCCCTATGCCGGTTTTGACACCGTCGAATGGACCGAAATCGAGGGCCAGGTCGCCGACTGGCCCGAACTCTATGCGACCCAGTCCGACGAGACCTCGACCCCGGCCCATGCAATTGCCCAACTGGCGGTATTCGGTTTCTGGGCCAATGCCGAGAGCGGCGACTACCAGTGGACCGGTGGCGAGCACCCCGAGGCTGCGCGCGGCGCCGAGCCCTATCGTTTCATCGGCATCGACCGAAACCTGGGCCAGGAAGCCTCGATCGACGCGGTCTGGCAGGAAACCCTGCTCAATGACGACGCCCTCTCGGAGATCGCCTTCCGCCGCGCCGAAGTCGGCGGCACGGTCTATCTCATGCGATCCAGCGTTTCGCGCTGAGCAGATCGCTCAACTGAAAAACCGGTCGACCAGCGCCAGCGCGGCGGCCACATCCGCGTCGCCGGCATCGAGGTGGCTCACCCAGCGTTGCTGGCCATAGCGACCTGTGATGCCCACGCCATTCTCTCCCAGATAGGCGGTGAATCGCTCGCCCAGGGCCGCATCCATGTCGATCCAGAGGATATTCGTGTCGGGCATCGTCACCCGCAGCGCCTCGTGTCGCGCCAGGCCCTCCGCCAGCGCCTTGGCACGCCTGTGGTCATCGGCCAGACGCGCCACATTATGCTCAACTGCAAAGAGCCCGGCTGCTGCGAGCACGCCCGACTGCCTCAACCCTCCGCCCAGCATCTTGCGATTGCGCCTTGCGGTCTCGATCAGGTCACCCCGGCCCACCAGCACCGATCCCACGGGCGCGCCGAGTCCCTTGGACAGGCAGATCGAAACCGTATCGAAGGGCGCGGCAAAATCCTTGATATCCAGGCCAAGTGCCACGCAGGCATTGAAGGCGCGCGCACCATCCAGATGCAGCCCCAGCCCATGCCGCCCGGCAATCTCTGCAACCGCCTTCATATAGGCCACCGGCAGCACCCGCCCGCCAAAGGTATTCTCCAGCGCAATGACCCGTGTCGTGGCGAAGTGGCTGTCGCCAGATTTTATCGCCGCTTCGATGTCATTGAGTTCCATCGTGCCATCCGCCCGGTGCGCAATCGG
It contains:
- the catB gene encoding type B chloramphenicol O-acetyltransferase codes for the protein MSNFFESPFLGIPLDRQVTNPNIVVGRYSYYSGYYHGHSFDDCARYLMTTPGVDRLIVGAFCSIGSGAAFIMAGNQGHRNDWISTFPFAFVPDAPEFATANNAFRPAGDTVIGNDVWIGSEAIIMPGVTIGHGAIIGTRALVTRDVEPYTIVGGNPAKPIRKRFSDAEIGMLLELAWWDWPVESLTSAMPLLTSADIAGLYAFWR
- the carB gene encoding carbamoyl-phosphate synthase large subunit; this encodes MPKRTDIKSILIIGAGPIIIGQACEFDYSGTQACKALKEEGYRIILVNSNPATIMTDPDLADATYMEPITPEVVAKIIEKERPDALLPTMGGQTALNCALSLRKMGVLEKFGVEMIGATAEAIDKAEDRELFRDAMKKIGLETPRSMLAHNTIEALQALEVIGLPAIIRPSFTLGGTGGGIAYNREEYLAICESGIDASPTNEVLVEESVLGWKEYEMEVVRDKKDNCIIICSIENIDPMGVHTGDSITVAPALTLTDKEYQIMRDASLAVLREIGVETGGSNVQFGINPKDGRMVVIEMNPRVSRSSALASKATGFPIAKVAARLAVGYTLDELENDITGGATPASFEPTIDYVVTKIPRFAFEKFPGSDNRLTTSMKSVGEAMAIGRTFQESLQKALRSLETGLTGLNEVGIPGLGEGEDKNAIKAALGTATPQRLLHVAEAMRLGVSNEDIYEACKIDPWFLEQMRGIVDMEAKVKEYGLPQDAATLRQLKSMGFSDARLAQLAGLKPSDVRKLRHSLEVRPAYKRIDTSAAEFASPTAYMYSTYEAPFAGKVDDEARPSDRKKVVILGGGPNRIGQGIEFDYCCCHAAFALADAGYETIMVNCNPETVSTDYDTSDRLYFEPLTEEDVIEILLTEKQNGTLHGVIVQFGGQTPLNLAEAVAKAGVPILGTQPEAIDLAEDRDLFMKLLNKLELTQPKNGIAYSLEQARLVAERLGYPLVIRPSYVLGGRAMAIVHSASEFERYVQDTLTGLVPPDILQRYPNDKTGQINSVLSDNPLLFDAYLSGATEIDVDALSDGTDVFVAGIMEHIEEAGIHSGDSACSLPPRTLPPAIIDELKRQTRELAFALKVGGLMNVQFAYKDDTIYLIEVNPRASRTVPFVAKVIGQPIAKIASRIMAGESLASFGLVEKKLAHIAVKEAVFPFNRFPGVDTVLGPEMKSTGEVIGLDTDFAMAFAKSQMGAGSKVPASGKAFISVRDADKEHIVDMARHLVEAGFEILATGGTQRYLVDNNVPATKINKVLEGRPHIVDSMKNGGVQLVINTTDGLKSISDSRDIRRTALLSKIPYYTTIDGALAAVEGIIAYRQGGLQVRALQDYFAA
- a CDS encoding aminoglycoside phosphotransferase family protein; its protein translation is MSSGAPSPEVEARITRILGWRPDDWRPVAGGYTAAARFRVSDERRSAFVKIATTPTTAAMLHREIKAYDSISAPFMPPLYGVDADTDRPMLVIEDLSDATWPPPWTKPHIRQVFDAIAQLHQTTAALPAAGTLSGQHAGWPQIARDPDPFLSLNLVTSAWLDRWLQTLVDAEAACVQTGDALVHLDLRSDNICIAPDGVKFIDWSEAGLGNPAVDLGGFLPSLAYEGGPLPDQVMPDAPEVAALISGYFAARAGQPTIPDAPFVRRVQQQQLSTAFPWAIRALGITTP
- a CDS encoding TetR/AcrR family transcriptional regulator, which produces MADKSKPAPRGKRERLTQAAVELAHRQGYRSTTLADLAQASDVPLGNIYYYFKSKDDIGRAVLEQRLGEVAMMEQMLSALPSPLERLLAFVENSIGNAALVAELGCPLGTLSAELSKDEGDWTAPARGLLGGPMTWMESQFAEMGFGGEAADLALQLQSSLQGASILAHSLGDPDLLVREGRRLQGWLRGLATNAPLSSARPFGPSGATSP